From one Streptomyces sp. N50 genomic stretch:
- a CDS encoding sigma-70 family RNA polymerase sigma factor has protein sequence MEADELLVQVAAGDQRAFEELYGLVSGPVFGLVRRVVRDPAQSEEVSQEVLLEMWRSAARFDPGRGSALSWVLTLAHRRAVDRVRSARAAGEREQREARRSHHPAFDQVTEEVEAGLERQLVRRCLDRLTALQRQSVTLAYYDGYTYREVAERLSLPLGTVKTRMRDGLTRLRDCLGGVA, from the coding sequence GTGGAGGCCGACGAGCTCCTGGTGCAGGTCGCGGCAGGTGATCAACGGGCCTTCGAGGAGCTGTACGGACTGGTGTCCGGGCCGGTGTTCGGACTGGTGCGCCGGGTGGTGCGCGACCCGGCGCAGTCCGAGGAGGTGTCCCAGGAGGTGCTGTTGGAGATGTGGCGGTCCGCCGCCCGCTTCGACCCCGGCCGGGGCAGCGCCCTGTCCTGGGTGCTCACCCTCGCCCACCGCCGGGCCGTCGACCGGGTGCGCAGCGCCCGCGCGGCCGGCGAACGCGAGCAGCGCGAGGCCCGCCGCTCCCACCACCCCGCCTTCGACCAGGTGACCGAGGAGGTCGAGGCAGGCCTGGAACGGCAGTTGGTGCGCCGCTGCCTGGACCGCCTCACGGCGCTGCAACGGCAGTCCGTCACCCTCGCCTATTACGACGGCTATACGTACCGTGAAGTGGCCGAGCGGCTCTCGCTGCCGCTGGGCACGGTCAAGACCCGCATGCGTGACGGACTCACCCGGCTGCGCGACTGCCTGGGAGGTGTCGCATGA
- a CDS encoding anti-sigma factor, which translates to MSVLARLFGRGDVHSLAAPYALDALEPGERRQFEKHLRGCDRCAEEVRAMSEDAVRLAWSTVAQPPLAMRDRVLAAVRQTPQEPGPLREHVREPQAREYTPRLPAHVWGTQPQASRARVPQRRPFFVPFATATATAALVVASLFAVQANKTQDKLDAAQAQSREIAHVLAAPDARATTGADTAGRSIGVIASASEGRAVVTLSGYGALPSGRVHQLWLMRPDVQPRSLGLFKDDTPLVATGLDKTATSLAVTVEPDGGSAQPTTQPVVQLALKSVGFGE; encoded by the coding sequence ATGAGCGTTCTCGCCCGACTGTTCGGCCGGGGGGACGTCCACTCGCTCGCGGCCCCCTACGCCCTGGACGCCCTGGAACCCGGTGAGCGCCGCCAGTTCGAGAAACACCTCAGGGGCTGCGACCGCTGCGCCGAGGAGGTGCGGGCCATGTCCGAGGATGCGGTCCGCCTCGCCTGGTCCACGGTGGCCCAGCCACCGCTCGCCATGCGCGACCGCGTGCTGGCCGCCGTACGGCAGACCCCGCAGGAGCCCGGACCCCTTCGGGAACATGTGCGGGAACCACAGGCGCGGGAGTACACACCCCGGCTGCCGGCCCATGTGTGGGGCACACAGCCGCAGGCGTCGCGCGCCCGCGTGCCCCAACGCCGCCCGTTCTTCGTGCCGTTCGCCACCGCGACGGCCACCGCCGCCCTCGTCGTGGCCTCGCTCTTCGCCGTGCAGGCGAACAAGACACAGGACAAGCTGGACGCCGCGCAGGCGCAGTCGCGTGAGATCGCACACGTTCTCGCAGCTCCCGACGCCCGTGCGACGACCGGCGCGGACACCGCGGGCCGGAGCATCGGCGTGATCGCCTCCGCCTCCGAGGGGCGCGCGGTCGTCACCCTGAGCGGATACGGCGCGCTGCCGAGCGGGCGAGTGCATCAACTGTGGCTGATGCGCCCCGATGTGCAACCGCGCTCCCTCGGGCTCTTCAAGGACGACACGCCCTTGGTCGCCACCGGACTCGACAAAACCGCAACATCACTCGCAGTGACCGTCGAGCCCGACGGAGGCTCAGCGCAGCCCACAACTCAGCCAGTTGTCCAACTCGCCCTGAAATCGGTCGGATTCGGAGAGTAA
- a CDS encoding tetratricopeptide repeat protein — MAPRENDDKPTEDEQPAATQREWERLWEQGDDSGGEDGGSTKEDAGPEGERDADTDTAADSTEPTPTVDDADQASTPAQDSADEPGHSHSHGPDHDHDHDHHHDHDHDHADGSTAPHSHTHPHPRVDDDRVAAVRRVAAAGRRWRNVQLAGCAALLAVAMTAGAIAIGAAKDSGATAVAASSAVSPELLASGSLDASIASLQAHLRTQPKDFDGWATLGLAYVEQARTKGDPSRYPQAQAALQRSLKISPNNENALEGRAALAAARHEFAQALTYADQVLKENPYSERALCSRIDALVELGRYADAEKAADLADARKPGVPVFTRYAYVHELRGDVTTARKVLEQALAAATSPGDISYVAGTLGQLAWNQGDYKTALTDYGRALAADENYLPALEGRARAQAALGDRAEAIKGMELVVSRYPLPQPLVELGELYESRGAAGDKAKAEDQYALVDAWIALARANGVNADLDTALAAADHGNVKSALKAARAEWARRHTVHTADALAWALHVNGLDKEALPYARRATATNYHNASFIYHLGMIELATGHKADGRAHLAKALKLNPGFSPLGASKARKALEATK; from the coding sequence ATGGCCCCGCGCGAGAACGACGACAAGCCGACGGAGGACGAGCAGCCGGCGGCGACCCAGCGGGAGTGGGAGCGGCTGTGGGAACAGGGCGACGACTCGGGGGGCGAGGACGGGGGCAGCACGAAGGAGGACGCCGGGCCGGAGGGTGAGCGGGACGCGGACACGGACACCGCCGCGGACTCCACCGAGCCGACCCCCACGGTCGACGACGCGGACCAGGCATCAACTCCCGCGCAAGACAGCGCAGATGAGCCGGGCCACTCTCACAGTCACGGCCCCGACCACGACCACGACCATGACCATCATCACGATCACGATCACGATCACGCCGATGGATCCACCGCCCCCCACAGCCACACACACCCCCACCCCCGCGTAGACGACGACCGCGTCGCCGCCGTCCGCCGAGTAGCCGCCGCGGGCCGCCGCTGGAGGAATGTCCAACTCGCCGGGTGTGCCGCCCTGCTGGCCGTCGCGATGACCGCCGGGGCGATCGCCATCGGCGCGGCGAAGGACAGCGGGGCCACCGCTGTCGCCGCCTCCAGTGCCGTGTCGCCGGAGCTGCTCGCCAGCGGGAGTCTGGACGCGAGTATCGCCTCGTTGCAGGCTCATCTGCGCACGCAGCCCAAGGACTTCGACGGGTGGGCGACGCTCGGGCTCGCGTATGTGGAGCAGGCGCGGACGAAGGGTGACCCGTCCCGGTACCCGCAGGCGCAGGCCGCGTTGCAGCGGTCGTTGAAGATCTCGCCCAACAACGAGAACGCCCTGGAGGGCCGCGCCGCCCTCGCCGCCGCCCGACACGAGTTCGCGCAGGCGCTGACCTACGCGGACCAGGTGCTGAAGGAGAACCCGTACAGCGAACGCGCCCTGTGCTCGCGGATCGACGCCCTCGTCGAACTCGGCCGCTACGCCGACGCGGAGAAGGCCGCCGACCTCGCGGACGCCCGCAAGCCCGGCGTCCCGGTCTTCACCCGCTACGCGTACGTGCACGAGCTGCGCGGTGACGTCACCACGGCCCGCAAGGTCCTGGAACAGGCGCTCGCGGCCGCCACCTCCCCCGGCGACATCTCGTACGTGGCCGGCACGCTCGGCCAACTCGCCTGGAACCAGGGCGACTACAAGACCGCCCTGACCGACTACGGCCGCGCGCTCGCCGCCGACGAGAACTACCTCCCCGCCCTGGAGGGCCGCGCCCGCGCCCAGGCCGCCCTGGGCGACCGCGCCGAGGCCATCAAGGGCATGGAGCTGGTCGTCTCCCGCTACCCGCTGCCCCAACCCCTCGTGGAACTGGGCGAGTTGTACGAGAGCCGGGGCGCCGCGGGCGACAAGGCCAAGGCCGAGGACCAGTACGCCCTCGTCGACGCCTGGATCGCGCTGGCCCGCGCCAACGGCGTCAACGCCGACCTCGACACCGCGCTCGCCGCCGCCGACCACGGCAACGTCAAGTCCGCCCTGAAGGCCGCCCGCGCCGAATGGGCCCGCCGCCACACCGTGCACACCGCGGACGCCCTCGCCTGGGCCCTGCACGTCAACGGCCTCGACAAGGAGGCCCTCCCCTACGCCCGCCGGGCCACGGCCACGAACTACCACAACGCCTCGTTCATCTACCACCTCGGCATGATCGAACTCGCCACCGGCCACAAGGCCGACGGCCGCGCCCACCTGGCCAAGGCCCTGAAGCTGAACCCGGGCTTCTCGCCGCTGGGCGCGAGCAAGGCCCGTAAGGCGTTGGAGGCGACCAAGTGA
- a CDS encoding DUF4331 domain-containing protein, with the protein MTPISRSGAGRRNIAALICGALAAGGLAAAGVAALEPGVAAASSHREAPLISGTPQYDNTDLYAFVSPDKPDTTTIVANWIPFEEPAGGPNFYQFADDAQYDLHIDNNGDALDDFIFRYTFSTQIKNKKTFLYNTGPVTSLTDPDLNITQSYDVELIKLKKGKAVYKTKIADDIPAAPSDVGDASMPDYAKLRSQAIYKTTNGGATFAGQADDPFFADLRVFDLLYGGNLSEVGNDTLKGYNVNTIALQVPNDLIRQSKSRPTVGIYSTTQRKNAQGYYTQVSRLGNPLVNEVVNPQKDKDKFNASEPKDDAQFLKNVTEPEIPKLIESIYKIKAPSEPRNDLVSVFLTGVKGLNTEQPYAKPSEMLRLNTSIKPAAHPKRLGVLDGDNAGFPNGRRLTDDVIDSALQVMEGELVGSKNDLGDAVDKNDKGFEKYFPYVAEPTSGSRGPLAKGTTSGSDVKNQLGDALQPAGSSSDSNNMMLMVASAASGVAGVLLIGAAVAWWRRRMTHRPY; encoded by the coding sequence ATGACACCTATCTCCAGGAGCGGTGCGGGGCGCAGGAACATCGCGGCCCTCATATGCGGCGCGCTGGCCGCTGGCGGGCTCGCGGCCGCCGGTGTGGCCGCGCTGGAACCGGGAGTGGCCGCGGCCTCCTCCCACCGGGAGGCTCCCCTGATCTCGGGGACCCCGCAGTACGACAACACGGACCTGTACGCGTTCGTCAGCCCGGACAAGCCGGACACCACGACGATCGTGGCGAACTGGATCCCGTTCGAGGAGCCCGCCGGCGGCCCGAACTTCTACCAGTTCGCGGACGACGCCCAGTACGACCTGCACATCGACAACAACGGTGACGCGCTGGACGACTTCATCTTCCGCTACACCTTCAGCACGCAGATCAAGAACAAGAAGACGTTCCTCTACAACACGGGTCCGGTCACCAGCCTCACCGACCCCGACCTCAACATCACGCAGTCGTACGACGTCGAGCTCATCAAGCTGAAGAAGGGCAAGGCGGTCTACAAGACGAAGATCGCCGACGACATCCCGGCGGCGCCCTCGGACGTCGGCGACGCGTCGATGCCGGACTACGCCAAGCTGCGTTCGCAGGCGATCTACAAGACGACCAACGGCGGCGCGACCTTCGCGGGCCAGGCCGACGACCCGTTCTTCGCGGACCTGCGCGTCTTCGACCTGCTCTACGGCGGCAACCTGAGCGAGGTCGGCAACGACACCCTCAAGGGCTACAACGTCAACACGATCGCCCTCCAGGTGCCGAACGACCTGATCCGGCAGTCCAAGTCCCGCCCGACCGTGGGTATTTACTCCACGACCCAGCGCAAGAACGCGCAGGGGTACTACACGCAGGTCTCGCGGCTGGGCAACCCGTTGGTCAACGAGGTCGTCAACCCGCAGAAGGACAAGGACAAGTTCAACGCGTCCGAGCCCAAGGACGACGCGCAGTTCCTGAAGAACGTGACCGAGCCCGAGATCCCGAAGCTCATCGAGTCGATCTACAAGATCAAGGCGCCGAGCGAGCCGCGCAACGACCTCGTCAGCGTGTTCCTCACGGGCGTCAAGGGCCTCAACACCGAGCAGCCGTACGCGAAGCCCTCGGAGATGCTGCGCCTGAACACTTCGATCAAGCCGGCCGCGCACCCCAAGCGCCTCGGTGTCCTCGACGGCGACAACGCGGGCTTCCCGAACGGCCGTCGGCTCACCGACGACGTGATCGACTCCGCGCTCCAGGTCATGGAGGGTGAACTCGTCGGTTCCAAGAACGACTTGGGCGACGCGGTCGACAAGAACGACAAGGGCTTCGAGAAGTACTTCCCGTACGTCGCCGAGCCCACCTCGGGTTCCCGCGGCCCGCTCGCCAAGGGCACGACCAGCGGCAGCGACGTCAAGAACCAGCTGGGCGACGCGTTGCAGCCGGCGGGATCCTCCTCCGACAGCAACAACATGATGCTGATGGTCGCCTCGGCGGCCTCCGGTGTCGCCGGTGTCCTGCTGATCGGCGCGGCCGTCGCGTGGTGGCGCCGCCGGATGACCCACCGCCCGTACTAA
- a CDS encoding CaiB/BaiF CoA-transferase family protein: MIPGMEPLPLPLEGITVVAVEQAVAAPFATRQLADLGARVIKVERIDGGDFARGYDTAAGGLASHFVWCNRGKESIALDLKDPRGVDVVRQLIAGADVFVQNLAHGAAARLGLDAASLCAAHPRLVAVDISGYGPSGPYADKRAYDMLVQCEAGLVSVTGTPEQPVKAGIPAADIAAAMYAFSGVLAALVRRGVSGRGGPVEVSMLDALAEWMGHPLHHAMHGGTPPARTGLAHAVIAPYDAYRTADGGRVLLSVQNDREWRRLAEQVVRRPELGTDPDFATNAARVVNRERTDALVGEALGGLGADEAVGLLERAGVACARLRDVQQLAEHPQLAARERWREVGSPVGPLRALLPPITLPGGGEARMGDVPALGEHTVALLRAVGMADVEIAALRRDGVVA; encoded by the coding sequence ATGATCCCCGGCATGGAGCCCTTGCCGCTGCCCCTGGAGGGCATCACCGTCGTCGCCGTCGAACAGGCCGTCGCCGCCCCCTTCGCCACCCGGCAGCTCGCCGATCTCGGCGCCCGGGTGATCAAGGTCGAGCGGATCGACGGGGGTGACTTCGCACGCGGTTACGACACCGCGGCGGGCGGTCTGGCCTCGCACTTCGTGTGGTGCAACCGGGGCAAGGAGTCCATCGCGCTGGATCTGAAGGACCCGCGCGGGGTCGACGTCGTCCGTCAACTCATCGCCGGCGCCGACGTGTTCGTGCAGAACCTCGCGCACGGAGCCGCCGCCCGGCTCGGACTCGACGCGGCCTCGCTGTGCGCCGCGCATCCGCGGCTGGTCGCCGTGGACATCTCCGGGTACGGGCCGAGCGGACCGTACGCCGACAAGCGGGCCTACGACATGCTCGTGCAGTGTGAGGCGGGGCTGGTGTCGGTGACCGGGACGCCGGAGCAGCCCGTGAAGGCGGGGATCCCGGCCGCCGACATCGCGGCGGCCATGTACGCCTTCTCCGGCGTGCTCGCGGCGCTCGTGCGCCGGGGTGTGAGCGGGCGCGGTGGGCCGGTGGAGGTGTCGATGCTGGACGCGCTCGCGGAGTGGATGGGGCATCCCCTGCACCACGCGATGCACGGGGGAACTCCCCCGGCGCGCACGGGACTTGCGCACGCCGTCATCGCGCCGTACGACGCCTATCGCACGGCGGACGGCGGGCGGGTGCTGCTGTCGGTGCAGAACGACCGGGAGTGGCGGCGGCTGGCCGAACAGGTCGTCCGGCGGCCGGAGTTGGGGACCGATCCCGACTTCGCCACGAACGCGGCGCGGGTGGTGAACAGGGAGCGCACCGACGCCCTCGTCGGCGAGGCGCTGGGTGGGCTCGGTGCCGACGAGGCCGTGGGGCTGCTGGAGCGCGCCGGCGTGGCCTGCGCGCGGCTCAGGGACGTACAACAGCTGGCGGAGCACCCGCAGTTGGCGGCCCGGGAGCGGTGGCGGGAGGTGGGTTCGCCGGTCGGGCCGCTGCGGGCGCTGCTGCCGCCCATCACCTTGCCGGGCGGAGGCGAGGCGCGGATGGGCGACGTGCCCGCGCTCGGGGAGCACACCGTGGCGCTGCTGCGTGCCGTGGGGATGGCGGACGTAGAGATCGCAGCACTGCGCCGGGACGGCGTGGTCGCCTGA